The Puniceicoccales bacterium genome segment AGCCCAGGGGCAGAAACAGCAAAATCTGATAATAATGTTGCCAAAGAAAGTGAAGACTGGGATCCGGCAGATGGGCTTATCTATAGCAAGTCCAAATGTCATATGTTGAGTCCTGTGATCGGTATTCATGCCGAAACGGATCTTTCTTTAGGTAAAGTCTTTGCTGAAGTTGGCTATAAACGCGAGCTTTGGAAGAAAAATAAAGTCGGTACCGTGGAGTATTACGATGAAGAATATTCTCCTGCCCTAGGAAATGTAGGAAAGAATTCCTGTGTAGTCAGGCTTGGCTATGGGTTAACAAAAAATAACTGGGGCTTCGATCTCGGCTTAGAAGGTCAATTTAGTAAAAACTGGAAAGATTATTCAGCCAACATAGCTGCGACCTATTCATTCTAATGAATAGTTAGATTATATTAGTGTGTTTTGTAGCACCATCCATCAGCGGGTGGTGCTTTTTTTGATGTGATGGCTTTTGATTGACAATACCTGTGGTTTGGTTGTATATTGTGCACCATTCTATGAAGTTCGTAGCTAATAAGGAAGCCGTGTTAGCGGCATTGCAACAGGTATCTAATATTGTTGGAAATAGACCGGCCATGCCCATTTTATCAAATGTACTAATAGAAGCAGACCTGGATAAAGGTGTTGTTTTTTTTACAACTACAAATCTTGATATCGGGATTCACTGTGGCATAAAATCAGAAGTTTTGGCAATGGGTGGAATTACATTGCCGGCAAAAAAGCTATCTATGATCGTCAAGTCATTGCCGGGTAATGAGTTGAGTGTTGAACTAGTAAATGATCTCAAGGTCAAGATTTCATCAAATGGTTCTGTTTTCATACTATCCGGCCTGGATCAATCTGAATTTCCTAGATTGTCAAAAATCGATGAAACTAATGGCATTACGATGAAGCAATACGATTTTGTATCGATGCTTAAGAATGTTTCCTATGCCCAGTCAAAGGATGAAAATAGGTATGTTCTAAATGGGGTGTATTTTTCGACGGAAGATGATAGGGTCAACCTTGTTGCTACCGACGGCCGGCGCTTGAGCCTTATTTCTAGAAAATTCGATGGGGCAATCAATTTCAAATCTGTTATAATTCCGGCGAAGACTGTGCTGGAATTGGAACGTATGCTTATCTTTGGTAGTGATGTAAACATCTATTCGGACGATAGGCAGATATGGTTTAGGATCCAGGTGGATAGGGAAGACAATTCCGGATTGACTGGAGACATCAGTGTTGTTTCGAAAATCGTTGAAGGCAAATACCCTAATTATAAGCAAGTGATACCAGTCACCACGGAACATCGAATAAGGTTGGATCGGGAAAGGTTTCTGGAAATGGTTCAAAGGGTTTCAATTGTTGCCGATGAGAGAAATTGTTCCATAAGATTTAAAATAGCTAATAATTCAATAGAAGCACGTTCGTTCAGCCAGTCCTGTGGTGAAGCCAATGAATCTTTGTCTATTGCCTATGAAGAAGTTCCAATAGAATTAGCCTTCAACCCGAAATTTGTGGCAGATCCACTCAGGGCTTTATTGAAGGACGAGGTGTATTTTGAGTTCAAAGATGAGCTTAGCCCCGGAGTGTTTAAAGATACCGACGGCCTGGTATGCGTTGTTATGCCATTGAGACTTAACTAGTTATATGGTACGTAGATGGGTTAGCTATGGCCGAAACGCTCATTGGTCTTGGTTATGTGTTATTGCTGATGACGGTTTTTTCCAA includes the following:
- the dnaN gene encoding DNA polymerase III subunit beta; protein product: MKFVANKEAVLAALQQVSNIVGNRPAMPILSNVLIEADLDKGVVFFTTTNLDIGIHCGIKSEVLAMGGITLPAKKLSMIVKSLPGNELSVELVNDLKVKISSNGSVFILSGLDQSEFPRLSKIDETNGITMKQYDFVSMLKNVSYAQSKDENRYVLNGVYFSTEDDRVNLVATDGRRLSLISRKFDGAINFKSVIIPAKTVLELERMLIFGSDVNIYSDDRQIWFRIQVDREDNSGLTGDISVVSKIVEGKYPNYKQVIPVTTEHRIRLDRERFLEMVQRVSIVADERNCSIRFKIANNSIEARSFSQSCGEANESLSIAYEEVPIELAFNPKFVADPLRALLKDEVYFEFKDELSPGVFKDTDGLVCVVMPLRLN